The Arthrobacter russicus genome has a segment encoding these proteins:
- the aceA gene encoding isocitrate lyase has translation MSENQQKTAEALELEWAANPRWEGVRRDYSAADVVKLAGRVQEEATLARRGSEKLWDQLRNAGPEGYTNALGALTGNQAVQQVKAGLKAIYLSGWQVAADANTSGNTYPDQSLYPVNSVPTVVRRINNALLRADQIEFSEGKQSVEDWLVPIVADAEAGFGGPLNAYELMKSMIQAGASGVHWEDQLASEKKCGHLGGKVLIPTQQHVRTLNAARLAADVAGVPSVIIARTDAEAATLITSDVDERDQEFITGERTAEGFYKVRNGIEPCIARAKAYAPYSDLIWMETGTPDLELAKKFSEAVRSEFPDQMLAYNCSPSFNWKKHLDDATIAKFQRELGAMGFKFQFITLAGFHALNYSMFDLAHGYARDGMSAYVELQEKEFASEDRGYTATKHQREVGTGYFDLVATALNPSGSTLALAGSTEAQQFH, from the coding sequence ATGTCGGAGAATCAGCAGAAAACAGCAGAGGCGCTGGAGCTGGAGTGGGCAGCCAATCCCCGTTGGGAAGGCGTGCGCCGCGATTACTCGGCAGCCGACGTCGTCAAGCTCGCCGGACGCGTGCAGGAAGAGGCCACCTTGGCCCGCCGCGGATCCGAGAAGCTCTGGGACCAACTGCGAAACGCCGGCCCGGAAGGCTACACCAATGCGCTCGGCGCGCTGACCGGCAATCAGGCCGTGCAGCAGGTCAAAGCCGGGCTCAAGGCGATCTACCTTTCCGGCTGGCAGGTTGCCGCCGATGCGAACACCTCCGGCAACACCTACCCGGATCAGTCGCTCTACCCGGTCAACTCGGTACCCACGGTGGTCCGCCGGATCAACAACGCGCTGCTGCGGGCTGATCAAATCGAATTCTCGGAAGGCAAACAGTCGGTCGAAGATTGGCTCGTGCCGATCGTCGCCGACGCCGAGGCCGGCTTCGGCGGCCCGCTCAATGCCTACGAACTCATGAAGTCGATGATCCAGGCCGGCGCTTCGGGCGTGCACTGGGAAGACCAGCTCGCTTCGGAAAAGAAGTGCGGACACTTGGGCGGCAAGGTGCTCATTCCCACCCAGCAGCACGTCCGCACCCTGAACGCGGCCCGGCTCGCGGCCGACGTCGCCGGCGTACCGTCGGTGATCATCGCCCGCACCGATGCCGAGGCGGCCACCCTGATCACTTCCGACGTCGACGAGCGCGACCAGGAATTCATCACCGGCGAGCGCACTGCGGAGGGCTTCTACAAGGTGCGCAACGGGATTGAACCCTGCATCGCCCGGGCCAAGGCCTACGCACCCTACTCCGATCTGATCTGGATGGAGACCGGCACCCCGGACCTGGAACTGGCGAAGAAGTTCTCCGAAGCCGTCCGGAGCGAGTTCCCGGACCAGATGCTCGCCTACAACTGTTCGCCGTCGTTCAACTGGAAGAAGCACTTGGACGACGCCACGATCGCCAAGTTCCAGCGCGAACTCGGCGCGATGGGCTTCAAGTTCCAGTTCATTACCCTGGCCGGCTTCCACGCCCTGAACTACTCGATGTTCGATCTGGCCCACGGCTACGCCCGGGACGGAATGAGCGCGTACGTCGAATTGCAGGAGAAGGAATTCGCTTCCGAAGACCGCGGCTACACCGCAACCAAGCACCAGCGCGAAGTGGGCACCGGCTACTTCGACTTGGTGGCAACCGCACTGAACCCCAGCGGCAGCACGCTCGCCTTGGCTGGCTCTACCGAAGCCCAGCAATTCCACTAA
- the aceB gene encoding malate synthase A yields MNSTNSLNGITFNGITLTAQPIHRQEEILTPEALDFIAALHRATSGRRQELLQDRQTRRQQIGNGVDPRFLRETSAIREDPNWRVAPPAPGLEDRRVEITGPVDRKMTINALNSGAKVWLADMEDSSTPSWRNVIQGQINLIDALERRIDFTSPEGKEYKLGAENPTIVVRPRGWHLPEKHMLINNKPIAGGLVDFGLYFFHNAKRLIAQGKGPYFYLPKIENHLEARLWNDIFILAQDLLDIPQGTIRATVLIETITAAFEMEEILYELRDHASGLNAGRWDYLFSVIKNFRTRGPRFVLPDRNEITMTAPFMRAYTEQLVRACHRRGAMAIGGMAAFIPNRRDPEANEIALGKVRADKTREATDGFDGSWVAHPDLVPVAMEVFDGALGERPNQIEKLREDVIPDDKALLNVAATQGSITEAGVRMNIEVGIRYIESWLRGNGAAAIHNLMEDAATAEISRSQIWQWIYSEAITDQGEIITEAWVRELLDDEFSKIERSEGDRFDDAREIFEEVALGEAFPTFLTVPAYARFLHEARDAELSAA; encoded by the coding sequence ATGAACTCCACGAACAGCCTGAACGGCATCACCTTCAACGGCATCACGTTGACCGCCCAGCCGATCCACCGCCAGGAAGAAATCCTCACCCCGGAAGCACTCGACTTCATTGCCGCGCTGCACCGGGCCACTTCGGGCCGGCGCCAAGAACTGCTCCAGGACCGGCAGACCCGGCGGCAGCAGATCGGCAACGGCGTGGACCCGCGTTTCCTGCGCGAGACCTCGGCGATCCGGGAGGACCCGAACTGGCGGGTTGCACCGCCGGCCCCCGGCCTGGAAGACCGCCGAGTGGAAATCACCGGACCGGTCGACCGCAAGATGACGATCAACGCGCTGAATTCCGGCGCAAAGGTCTGGCTCGCCGATATGGAAGATTCCTCGACGCCGAGCTGGCGCAATGTGATCCAAGGCCAGATCAATTTGATCGACGCCCTGGAACGCCGCATCGACTTCACCTCGCCGGAGGGCAAGGAGTACAAGCTCGGCGCGGAAAACCCGACGATCGTGGTCCGCCCGCGCGGCTGGCATTTGCCGGAAAAGCACATGTTGATCAACAACAAGCCGATCGCCGGCGGCCTGGTCGACTTCGGTTTGTACTTCTTCCACAATGCGAAGCGCCTGATCGCCCAGGGCAAGGGACCGTACTTCTACTTGCCAAAGATCGAGAACCACTTGGAAGCCCGGCTGTGGAACGACATCTTCATCCTGGCCCAGGACCTGCTCGACATTCCGCAGGGCACGATCCGCGCCACGGTGCTGATCGAGACCATCACCGCCGCCTTCGAAATGGAGGAGATCCTCTACGAACTGCGTGATCACGCTTCTGGCTTGAACGCCGGGCGTTGGGACTACTTGTTCTCGGTGATCAAGAATTTCCGCACCCGCGGCCCGCGCTTCGTGCTGCCGGACCGCAACGAGATCACCATGACCGCACCGTTCATGCGGGCCTACACCGAGCAGTTGGTCCGGGCCTGCCACCGCCGCGGCGCCATGGCCATTGGGGGCATGGCGGCATTCATCCCGAACCGCCGCGATCCGGAAGCCAATGAGATCGCGCTGGGCAAGGTGCGGGCGGACAAAACCCGCGAGGCCACCGATGGCTTCGACGGATCCTGGGTTGCCCACCCGGACCTGGTCCCGGTGGCCATGGAGGTCTTCGACGGCGCTCTGGGCGAGCGTCCGAACCAAATCGAGAAGCTCCGCGAAGACGTGATTCCGGACGACAAGGCGCTGCTCAACGTCGCCGCGACCCAGGGCTCGATCACCGAAGCCGGGGTCCGGATGAACATTGAGGTCGGCATTCGCTACATCGAATCTTGGCTGCGCGGCAACGGTGCGGCAGCGATCCACAACCTGATGGAAGACGCGGCGACGGCGGAGATCTCCCGCTCGCAGATCTGGCAGTGGATCTACTCCGAAGCGATCACCGATCAGGGCGAGATCATCACCGAGGCCTGGGTCCGGGAGTTGCTCGACGACGAATTCAGCAAGATCGAGCGCAGCGAGGGCGACCGGTTCGACGACGCCCGGGAGATCTTCGAAGAAGTCGCCTTGGGCGAAGCTTTCCCGACCTTCCTGACCGTACCCGCCTATGCCCGGTTCCTGCACGAAGCCCGAGATGCCGAGCTGAGCGCAGCCTGA
- a CDS encoding ArsR/SmtB family transcription factor, whose product MDEIFRALSDPSRRSLLDDLNRRNGQTQGELCSGLSMARQSVSKHLAILEHANLISTVKRGREKLHYLNAEPINAIADRWINRYDQRRAAALADLKSALEHNPMDNSGTDEDFVYTTYIKTTPEKLWQALTEPAFIKQYWGIELISDWKVGSTIDWQVAGVTISEPEQVVLISDKPRKLSFTWHTVTEEFGKAINADPQEVADMAAEKRSTATFELEQQGDVVKLTLIHSGFPKDSALRAGVSQGWQPILSSLKTLLETGTPLPAE is encoded by the coding sequence GTGGATGAGATTTTCCGAGCCCTCTCGGACCCGAGCCGGCGTTCCTTGCTCGATGATCTCAACCGGCGCAATGGGCAAACCCAGGGCGAACTGTGCTCCGGATTGTCCATGGCGCGCCAATCCGTGAGCAAACACCTGGCCATCCTGGAGCACGCCAACCTGATCAGTACGGTCAAACGGGGACGCGAAAAGCTCCACTATTTGAATGCGGAACCGATCAACGCCATCGCAGACCGCTGGATCAACCGGTATGACCAGCGTCGCGCAGCAGCGCTCGCCGATCTCAAATCAGCATTGGAGCACAACCCCATGGACAACTCTGGAACCGACGAAGACTTCGTCTACACCACCTACATCAAGACCACGCCGGAAAAGCTCTGGCAGGCGCTCACCGAACCAGCCTTCATCAAGCAGTACTGGGGCATCGAGTTGATTTCCGACTGGAAAGTCGGCTCGACGATCGACTGGCAAGTGGCTGGCGTGACGATTTCCGAGCCCGAGCAGGTGGTCCTGATCTCGGACAAGCCGAGGAAGCTCAGCTTTACCTGGCACACCGTGACCGAGGAATTCGGAAAGGCGATCAACGCCGACCCGCAAGAAGTGGCCGACATGGCCGCAGAGAAGCGTTCAACGGCGACCTTCGAGTTGGAACAACAAGGCGACGTCGTCAAGCTCACCTTGATCCATTCGGGCTTCCCGAAAGACAGCGCGCTGCGCGCCGGGGTCTCCCAGGGTTGGCAGCCGATCCTGTCCAGCCTCAAGACCTTGTTGGAAACCGGTACGCCGCTGCCGGCCGAATAG
- a CDS encoding DsbA family oxidoreductase: MKIEIWSDIACPWCYIGKRRFETALAGFPQRDQVELEWKSFQLDPSLPEHYDGTELEYLSQRKGMAEAQVAQMFEHVKAQAAGEGLAYDFDTLTVANSHLGHELIHFAAQHGKQDQAKEALLRLHFEQGVDIGDVDALVEVAVGLDLEGAAARAALTDREFEADVDQDIAEAHTLGIQGVPFFVIDRKYGVSGAQSPEVFSQTLNEAWKESHPLIMNGTADAEACGPDNCAI; this comes from the coding sequence GTGAAGATTGAAATCTGGTCGGACATCGCCTGCCCCTGGTGCTATATCGGCAAGCGCCGTTTCGAGACCGCGCTCGCCGGATTCCCGCAACGGGATCAGGTTGAGTTGGAGTGGAAGAGTTTCCAGCTCGACCCGTCGCTGCCCGAACATTACGACGGTACGGAGTTGGAATATCTGAGCCAACGCAAAGGCATGGCCGAAGCCCAAGTGGCGCAGATGTTCGAACACGTCAAGGCGCAAGCCGCGGGCGAGGGCTTGGCCTATGACTTCGACACTTTGACCGTGGCGAACAGCCACCTCGGCCACGAGCTGATTCACTTCGCGGCCCAGCACGGCAAACAGGACCAGGCAAAAGAGGCCCTGCTCAGACTGCACTTCGAGCAGGGGGTGGACATCGGCGACGTCGACGCCCTGGTGGAGGTCGCCGTCGGGCTCGACCTGGAAGGTGCAGCGGCACGCGCCGCACTCACCGACCGGGAGTTCGAGGCCGACGTCGATCAGGACATCGCCGAAGCCCACACCCTGGGCATCCAGGGTGTGCCGTTTTTCGTGATCGACCGCAAGTACGGCGTCTCCGGCGCGCAGAGCCCCGAGGTATTCAGCCAGACGCTCAACGAGGCCTGGAAAGAAAGCCACCCGCTCATCATGAACGGCACTGCCGACGCTGAAGCCTGCGGGCCGGACAACTGCGCTATTTGA
- a CDS encoding carbohydrate ABC transporter permease, producing the protein MRETQGSKTFRIVTLAILGVFTALPIYVMITSALKPLADVQGPFTWWPSNLTIQPFIDIWKTVPLAGYFGNSLIVAGSATVISVIIAIFAAYTMSRYKFFGRGLFSTTVLSTQMFPGVLFLLPLFLIFVNINTVLGIQLVGTRIGLIITYLTFSLPFSIWMLAGYFDGIPRELDEAAKVDGAGPMGALWRVVLPAARPGLIAVAIYSFMTSWGEVLFASVMTTDENRTLAVGLQLYSTQTNVYWNQIMAASLVVSIPVVVGFLFLQKNFVAGLTAGAVK; encoded by the coding sequence GTGCGTGAAACCCAGGGGAGCAAAACCTTCCGAATCGTCACCCTCGCCATATTGGGCGTGTTCACTGCGCTGCCGATCTACGTCATGATCACTTCGGCCCTGAAGCCGCTTGCCGATGTGCAGGGCCCGTTCACCTGGTGGCCGTCCAATCTCACGATCCAACCGTTCATCGACATCTGGAAAACCGTGCCGTTGGCCGGATATTTCGGGAACTCGCTGATCGTCGCCGGCTCGGCGACCGTGATCAGCGTGATCATCGCGATTTTCGCCGCCTACACGATGAGCCGTTACAAGTTCTTCGGCCGCGGGCTGTTCTCCACCACGGTGCTTTCCACCCAGATGTTCCCCGGGGTGCTCTTCCTGTTGCCGCTGTTCTTGATTTTCGTGAACATCAACACGGTGCTGGGCATCCAACTGGTGGGCACCCGGATCGGCCTGATCATCACCTACCTGACTTTTTCCCTGCCGTTCTCGATCTGGATGCTGGCCGGGTACTTCGACGGCATCCCGCGGGAATTGGACGAAGCGGCGAAAGTCGACGGGGCCGGTCCGATGGGCGCGCTCTGGCGTGTGGTGTTGCCCGCGGCGCGGCCCGGGCTGATCGCCGTTGCGATTTATTCCTTCATGACGTCCTGGGGCGAGGTGCTGTTCGCCTCGGTGATGACCACCGACGAAAACCGTACCCTCGCGGTCGGACTGCAGCTCTATTCCACCCAGACCAATGTCTACTGGAACCAGATCATGGCCGCTTCGCTCGTGGTGAGCATCCCGGTCGTGGTGGGCTTCTTGTTCCTGCAGAAGAACTTCGTCGCAGGGCTGACCGCGGGCGCGGTCAAATAG
- a CDS encoding carbohydrate ABC transporter permease — protein sequence MTRAESSTEPPAVPKRRSEFVKRKPVGRWLPYALLAPAVLFELLIHVIPMVFGIWVSFFKLTKVFIANWSNAPFLGLGNYQMAIDFNGAIGQSLLQSFLVTCAFTVLVVGFSWSFGMAGAVALQRKFFGRGFLRTLFLIPYALPTYAAIITWKFMFQKDTGAINFFLYDVLNLPGEKPFWLIGDNSFVALVVVAIWKMWPFAFLMLMAGLQSVPQDVYEASAVDGAKPFRQWRSITLPMMRPVNLVLLLVMFLWTFNDFNTPFVLFGSAQPPQGDLISFHIYNASFLTWNFGSGSAMSVLLLLFLLLVSGVYLLIMNRRSKRA from the coding sequence ATGACCCGCGCCGAAAGCTCCACGGAGCCCCCGGCAGTTCCGAAAAGACGATCTGAATTCGTCAAACGCAAGCCGGTGGGCCGTTGGTTGCCTTATGCCTTGCTGGCGCCGGCGGTGCTTTTCGAATTGCTCATCCATGTGATCCCGATGGTTTTCGGGATTTGGGTCAGCTTCTTCAAGCTGACCAAGGTGTTCATCGCGAACTGGAGCAATGCGCCGTTCCTGGGCCTGGGCAACTACCAGATGGCGATCGATTTCAACGGCGCGATCGGGCAGAGCCTGTTGCAGTCCTTCCTGGTCACTTGCGCCTTCACGGTTCTGGTGGTCGGATTTTCCTGGTCCTTCGGGATGGCCGGCGCGGTGGCGTTGCAGCGGAAGTTCTTCGGCCGGGGCTTCCTGCGGACGTTGTTCCTGATTCCCTACGCGCTGCCCACCTACGCCGCGATCATCACCTGGAAATTCATGTTCCAGAAAGACACCGGCGCGATCAATTTCTTCCTCTACGATGTGCTGAATCTGCCGGGCGAGAAGCCCTTCTGGCTGATCGGCGACAATTCCTTCGTGGCGCTGGTCGTGGTGGCGATTTGGAAGATGTGGCCTTTCGCCTTCCTGATGCTGATGGCCGGATTGCAGTCGGTCCCGCAGGACGTCTATGAAGCTTCGGCGGTGGACGGCGCGAAGCCGTTCCGGCAGTGGCGCTCGATCACTTTGCCGATGATGCGTCCGGTCAACCTGGTGCTCCTGCTGGTGATGTTCTTGTGGACCTTCAACGACTTCAACACCCCGTTCGTGCTCTTCGGCAGCGCGCAGCCGCCGCAAGGGGACTTGATTTCGTTCCACATCTACAACGCCTCATTCCTGACCTGGAATTTCGGCTCCGGTTCGGCAATGTCGGTGTTGTTGCTGCTCTTTTTGCTGCTGGTCAGCGGGGTCTATTTGCTGATCATGAACCGGAGGTCCAAGCGTGCGTGA
- a CDS encoding ABC transporter substrate-binding protein — protein sequence MKVRKLVATAALAALALSTAACGGSGSSTGSGDAALTYWASNQGTSLDNDKQNLTPLLEKFQQQTGVKVNLEVIGWNDLQTRIQTAVTSGQAPDVVNIGNTWASSLQATGAFLPYGDAEMQAIGGADKFVKTALDTGGAPGQPPTSVPLYGLAYGLYYNKAMFAAAGLQPPATWEAMVAAAKQLTAGGVHGLALAAASYTENAHFAFINSAQNGAELFDQDAKPTFDSDGVVNGVKRYLDLMQTDKVVDPGNAQYDNGTKAVNDFATGKVAMILTQNNADNSLTSNGMKSDAYGVVPLPAPENAKQKIASFVAGINLSVFKNTKNKDAALKFVNFMTSPEVQTTLGKPFSSLPVLKDAKPVFTDNAEEAKTFADIYANMSKPLPLTPNEDQFENTVGKAMNQFFATIASGGTVSSDDIRKAFKTAQDQVAAAG from the coding sequence GTGAAAGTTCGCAAACTCGTAGCAACAGCGGCGCTTGCCGCGTTAGCACTCAGCACTGCCGCTTGCGGGGGCAGCGGCAGTTCAACCGGATCCGGCGATGCGGCGCTTACCTATTGGGCCTCGAATCAAGGCACCAGCTTGGACAACGACAAGCAGAACCTGACGCCGCTGTTGGAAAAGTTCCAGCAGCAGACCGGCGTCAAAGTGAATCTCGAAGTCATCGGCTGGAACGACCTGCAGACCCGGATCCAGACGGCGGTCACTTCGGGCCAGGCTCCGGACGTGGTCAACATCGGCAACACCTGGGCATCCTCGTTGCAGGCCACCGGTGCCTTCCTGCCTTACGGCGACGCCGAGATGCAGGCGATCGGCGGTGCGGACAAATTCGTCAAAACCGCGCTCGACACCGGCGGCGCCCCGGGCCAGCCCCCGACCTCGGTACCGCTCTACGGTTTGGCTTACGGGCTCTATTACAACAAGGCGATGTTCGCCGCGGCCGGGTTGCAGCCGCCGGCCACCTGGGAAGCGATGGTCGCCGCGGCCAAGCAGCTGACTGCCGGGGGAGTCCACGGCCTGGCCCTCGCTGCCGCCAGTTACACCGAGAATGCGCATTTCGCGTTCATCAATTCGGCGCAGAACGGGGCTGAGCTCTTCGATCAGGATGCTAAGCCGACCTTCGATTCCGACGGTGTGGTGAACGGCGTCAAGCGCTACTTGGACCTGATGCAAACCGACAAAGTGGTCGACCCGGGCAATGCGCAGTATGACAACGGCACCAAGGCGGTCAACGACTTCGCCACCGGGAAAGTGGCGATGATCCTGACCCAGAACAACGCCGACAATTCACTGACCAGCAACGGGATGAAAAGCGATGCCTATGGCGTGGTCCCGCTCCCGGCTCCGGAGAATGCAAAGCAGAAAATCGCGAGCTTCGTCGCCGGGATCAACCTCTCGGTCTTCAAGAACACCAAGAACAAGGATGCGGCGCTGAAGTTCGTGAACTTCATGACCAGCCCGGAGGTCCAAACCACGCTGGGCAAGCCGTTCTCCTCGCTTCCGGTGCTCAAGGACGCCAAACCGGTGTTCACGGACAACGCCGAGGAGGCGAAGACCTTCGCGGACATCTACGCGAACATGTCCAAGCCGCTCCCGCTGACGCCGAACGAAGACCAATTCGAAAACACCGTCGGCAAAGCGATGAACCAGTTCTTCGCCACGATCGCTTCCGGCGGCACGGTCAGTTCCGATGACATCCGCAAGGCGTTCAAAACCGCACAGGATCAGGTCGCCGCGGCCGGATGA